GTAGCTGTAATCAATGATGGGGGCTTTCCATTCGTAGCGAGGTCTATATGCACATTCCGGTAGCCACATACCTCTTGGCTGGCGATGAAAATGTTTCTGATAGGCGGAAACACCCAATCTCACCTGCGTCTGAACGCTTTCATCCAAGAGAAGAAGAGGGAGATAGCCGTGGGTTGCTGCGGAGGTCATTACTTCTATCTGACCGCCATCCTGTAGAGCTCTCAATTCACCAATCAAGTCCTCTCTTAGCTCTTCCTCAAATTTTTCCAATGTAGCGGTGTAAAAATTCTCCCACATCTTAGCGAGTTTAGCTATTTCTCGTTCCCCTCGCTTTCTCCATTCCTTCTCTGCCTCGTGGCTTAGCTCTATCTTATTTTTAAGATAGCCCCTGAGTTCGCTTGGGAAGAAGGGGTCGGAGAGCTGTTCGCAGGTTACCGGTGTGATGCTGAAGGTAACTTTCGGGGGAATCCCTTTCTCCGCGAGTTGACGGAAGATGTTTATGAGGGGAATATAACATTCAACCGTCGCTTCCGAAAGCCAATCCATTCCGTGAGGCCATCTGCCATGGGAAAGAACATAAGGGATATGAGTGTGCAGTACTATGGCGAAATAGCCAATAGTTTTTTTCAGGATAAATCACCTCTCTTAAGAATTACTATCTTTCAACAACCTCCCACTTCCCGCATCTATCCCCCCAGCGAGCAAGAATCCTCCCGTTGCTTTTTATCTCCACTATCTCGCACCTATTAGAACAGCCCTTACATTCAAAGGATGAGGTCTCAAAATTCATCTCCGCAACCTCAAAGCCACGGAAACGGCTCCTTTTTCCATCCCTCATCTCCTCCATAGCGAGTAAACCCGCCCCTATCGCTCCCATCACATGATGATAAGGAGGGACAAGCACCTCACACCCCAGCGCCCTTTGAAAGGCGTATTTAATGCCGATATTCGCCGCAACTCCTCCCTGGAAAACTATCGGTGGGAGGATTTTCTTCCCTTTTGCAACATTGCTGAGATAATTTCTCACTAAAGCCTCACATAAACCAGCGACTATATCCTCAACGGAAAAGCCCATCTGCTGTTTATGTATCATATCGGATTCCGCGAAGACCGTGCACCTTCCTGCAATTCTCACCGGCGTTTTCGCCTTCAGAGCAAGGGCACCGAATTCCTCAATCGGTATCCCCAACCGTTCTGCCTGCCTATCTAAAAAGGAACCCGTCCCCGCAGCGCAAACCGTGTTCATAGCGAAATCAACTACCAATCCGTTTCTCAAAATTATTATTTTTGAATCTTGACCCCCTATCTCTATTATCGTGTTGACATCGGGGTTGAAGCGAAGAGCGGCCACGGCGTGAGCGGTGATTTCGTTTCGTATAACATCAGCGCCAATCATTACGCCAGCCAGATACCTCGCTGAGCCAGTCGTCCCCGCTCCCCTTATCTCTATATTTCTCGGCAAATCCTCCTTCACCATCGCAATCCCCTGCTGTATTGCTCTAATCGGCTGCCCCTGAGTGCGGATATACACGGGCTTGCCTAAGGGATTGCCTTCCTCATCAATTACGACCACCTTGGTTGTTACTGACCCAACATCAACTCCTATATATCCCTTCAAACCTTCACCACCTCCCTTTTGCGGCGGAGGAGGTCAACAAAAGCCTCCAATCTCGTCAATACTCCTGCCTTGCCGGTATGTTCATCAAACACAAGTGTCAAGACAGGGAAGGAGAGGTCCTTGCTAACCCGAGGCAAAATGCTCTGAGCGATTATCTCAGGCATACAGGTGAAAGGCATAAGATGAACCATCCCTTGAAATCCCTTGCGAGCATAGATAACCGCTGAGGCAACGGATAACTGCCCATCACCACCAACGAAGTGACTCAAATAGGGCTTCGCCATCTCTTCCAAAAGCTTGTGCTTTCTTATGCCTCTCAACGAGGGAACAAGATGTTCCTTAACCCAATCCGTTATGTAGAGGGTCCTCTCAACCTCAACATCCATCTTCCCCAGTTCATTTTCAACCTCCATATTCACAAATGGCTCCAAGACAACGAAAATCTCTCCTGTAACCGCCACCCTTATTGGGTCTATGTTTTTCCTGGGAACAGAGAGGAGCTCCTCAATCGCCTCCTTCTTTGTCTTTTTAATCTCTTTATAAGATGAAGCATCGTCAAGTCTATGAAGGGTTTTCTCCAATATATGCATCGTATCTCCCTTGTTTATCTCTCTAGCCTTTATCTTATGCCCGAGCTTTTCCAGCTCGTCCATTACCTCAAGCTTTTTGATTCCGAAGAGAAGGGCGGAGAAAATCTTGTAGACGGGTTTACCGTTTCCCACCCTCTTCAAATCGTTTATGAACTCCTTCCATCTTCCCTGTGGTGGGTCAAATATCAAGAAATCCACATTATAACCCAAATCCTCCAAAATCCTCTTTTGCACCGCTCCATAATAGCCGAACCTGCAGGGACCCACGCCTCCCGCCATTATGATTGTATCAGCCCCTTTTTCAATCGCTTCAAGGAAACAGCCCAGATTGATCTTCAAGGGAAGGCAGGCGAACTCGGGAGAGTATTGGGAACCCAATGTCAAAGTGCGCTTTGAGGGCTTGGGTGGGACGATTACCTCATGACCTAACTCTCGCAGGGCAGTTTTCAATCCAAGCCAGAGATTTCCCATATGGGGAAAAGTTACCCTCATCTCTTTCTCATCCTCAACATATCAACGAATGCCTCAAGCCTCGTGAGGAGTCCCGCTTCCCCCGTGTGTTCATCCAAAGTTATGACCATTATGGGGAAATTTCCCTGCCTTCTTGCCTCGCTCTGAATCAGCTCTGTGATGAGGGAATCAGGTCCGCACTCAAAGGAAACGACATTTATTATTCCGTCCACCTTCTTCGTGTGGATTAGATAGAAAGCAGAACCCACTATATCCCTTTCATAGGACCAAAAGAGACGCTTGGGAAGGAATTCAGCGTGATGCTCTATATCCTCCTGCCTTATCATTTCCCCGGTTATCACTTCCGCTCCCATATTTTTTAGCTTTCCCAGCATATCAAGTGTGGAGAAACGGTCGTAGACATTGTAGGGATGCCCTACCACGCCGATTTTGATATCTCCCGATTCCTTTTTCTCCACCTTCTTCCCAGAGAAGAGGACGTCAATCGCCTCATCAGGAGTGAGCCCTTTCAGCATAAGTCTTCTATACTCCCATAGAGCTTGACAGGAACTTTCATATGCTGACCTAATTTTATTTAAAGGAACTCCGAATTTCCTCCCTATTTCAAGCGCAGCTTTTAAAGGACTCTTGTCCTTCTTTTTAACATTTACAGTGGCGTCTATAACTGGAGGTATATCGCTCAAAGTGCTTCGGATGACATCGGGGAGTCCAAGGAACTTGGGGCAGGTATAAGCCTCCTTTTCCACAGCAACTATGCGAGGGATGAAAAGATAATCCACTTTTTTATCCGCGAGGTATAAGGTATGTCCGAAGAAAATCTTCACGGGAAGGCATACATCGTCTTGGGAGTTCTCCGTTCCGAGGTCTAATATTTCCTTGGCGGTAGGAGGTGAAGTGATGACCTCCGCTCCAATCTCCTCAAGGAAGACCCTCCACATGGGATAATAATGGTAAAAGAGAAGTCCTCTTGGGATGCCAACTTTCATAGCATTAATAAATTATAACAGAAAATTGTTTTTTGTTGAATAAAATGTATATAAGGAAGGGAAGAATATATTATGTAGGTGCGATTTCAATCCCTCTAAAAAAGATGTAGAAATGGAAGTGAGGTAGGCGAAAGAAGAAGTAACCTAAAAGCTGAACACACAAACGCGAGAAGGGTGGCGGCGAAGCAATCTCTAAAAGATTGTGAGTCTTCGGTGGGCTTACAAAGAGAAGGAGTTAGAGGATATTTATTCACCCCACGTTTGATATGGCATGACGGATTGTTTGATATGAGCCCTTCAAGGCTGAATGTTCATCCGCAGTGAGAGGAGGCTCTATTATAGTCTCAACACCTTCACCTCCCACGACGCAGGGCAGGGATAGACACACATCCTCAAAGCCCATCTCGCCTGACAGGTAAACGGAAAGGGGCAAAATAGAATGAGCATCCCTTTGTATCGCTTCTATTACCTTTAAACTAGCGAGGGCCACCGCCGTCCCTGCTCCTCCCTTAAGTCTTATCATCTCGGCTCCCGCTCTCCTTACCCTTTCCTTTATCTCCTCCAGCATCCCCTCCCTTAGACCGGGAAAAGATAAAAGGGGAACGCCACCTATGCTCGCTATGCTAAAGGGGAAAACCATTGAATCACCATGCTCCCCCAATACCATCGCTTGAACATCCTTGGGGTCAACTCTTAAAGCGGAAGAAAGATAAGCTCTTAATCTCAGTGTATCCAGCAGTGTTCCCAAGCCGATTATCCTTTTCCTAGCGAATTCGCTTTCCTTATGGGCGAAATAG
The sequence above is a segment of the bacterium genome. Coding sequences within it:
- a CDS encoding CoA protein activase; this encodes MRVTFPHMGNLWLGLKTALRELGHEVIVPPKPSKRTLTLGSQYSPEFACLPLKINLGCFLEAIEKGADTIIMAGGVGPCRFGYYGAVQKRILEDLGYNVDFLIFDPPQGRWKEFINDLKRVGNGKPVYKIFSALLFGIKKLEVMDELEKLGHKIKAREINKGDTMHILEKTLHRLDDASSYKEIKKTKKEAIEELLSVPRKNIDPIRVAVTGEIFVVLEPFVNMEVENELGKMDVEVERTLYITDWVKEHLVPSLRGIRKHKLLEEMAKPYLSHFVGGDGQLSVASAVIYARKGFQGMVHLMPFTCMPEIIAQSILPRVSKDLSFPVLTLVFDEHTGKAGVLTRLEAFVDLLRRKREVVKV
- a CDS encoding 2-hydroxyglutaryl-CoA dehydratase: MKGYIGVDVGSVTTKVVVIDEEGNPLGKPVYIRTQGQPIRAIQQGIAMVKEDLPRNIEIRGAGTTGSARYLAGVMIGADVIRNEITAHAVAALRFNPDVNTIIEIGGQDSKIIILRNGLVVDFAMNTVCAAGTGSFLDRQAERLGIPIEEFGALALKAKTPVRIAGRCTVFAESDMIHKQQMGFSVEDIVAGLCEALVRNYLSNVAKGKKILPPIVFQGGVAANIGIKYAFQRALGCEVLVPPYHHVMGAIGAGLLAMEEMRDGKRSRFRGFEVAEMNFETSSFECKGCSNRCEIVEIKSNGRILARWGDRCGKWEVVER
- a CDS encoding lactate dehydrogenase, whose amino-acid sequence is MKIAIIGAGRVGASLAFALQMKGVGKEIVLLDVREELAIGEAEDLLQGTSSAYPQIFSAGWEKAEGADIFVITAGARREPNESRLSLINRNLAIFREVLSRLKENKKESSILLVISNPVDVLTYFAHKESEFARKRIIGLGTLLDTLRLRAYLSSALRVDPKDVQAMVLGEHGDSMVFPFSIASIGGVPLLSFPGLREGMLEEIKERVRRAGAEMIRLKGGAGTAVALASLKVIEAIQRDAHSILPLSVYLSGEMGFEDVCLSLPCVVGGEGVETIIEPPLTADEHSALKGSYQTIRHAISNVG